Proteins encoded together in one Rhizobacter sp. J219 window:
- a CDS encoding response regulator transcription factor, whose protein sequence is MPEPAWRVALLEDDARTRRFFEDCVRAHPQLLLEASFETLAEARAWFAEHTADVLLTDLALPDGHGITLMRELAERQPACEVLVVSVFGDEDSVLACVEAGAVGYIHKDSRPDDVAQVILDVKHGASPISPMIARKLLERLRRRAADPAPAPAASLAHGVVLSPRESEVLELISRGYAYAEIARLTGVTMHTVQTHIKNLYAKLAVHSRSEAVFEASRMGLLSSMKPGA, encoded by the coding sequence ATGCCTGAGCCCGCCTGGCGCGTGGCGCTGCTGGAAGACGACGCCCGCACACGCCGCTTCTTCGAGGACTGCGTCCGCGCGCATCCGCAGTTGCTGCTGGAGGCCTCGTTCGAGACGCTGGCCGAAGCACGCGCCTGGTTTGCCGAGCACACCGCCGACGTGTTGCTGACCGACCTTGCGCTGCCCGATGGCCACGGCATCACCCTGATGCGCGAGCTGGCCGAGCGGCAGCCGGCCTGCGAGGTGCTGGTGGTCTCGGTCTTCGGCGACGAGGACAGCGTGCTCGCCTGCGTGGAGGCCGGCGCCGTGGGCTACATCCACAAGGATTCGCGGCCCGACGATGTGGCCCAGGTCATCCTCGACGTGAAGCACGGCGCATCGCCGATCTCGCCGATGATCGCGCGCAAGCTGCTGGAGCGGCTGCGCCGGCGTGCCGCCGACCCGGCGCCCGCACCCGCGGCCAGCCTGGCGCACGGCGTGGTGCTGTCGCCGCGCGAGTCGGAGGTGCTGGAGCTGATTTCGCGTGGCTACGCGTATGCCGAGATCGCGCGACTCACCGGCGTCACCATGCACACGGTGCAGACGCACATCAAGAACCTCTACGCCAAGCTCGCGGTGCATTCGCGCAGCGAAGCGGTGTTCGAGGCCAGCCGGATGGGGCTCCTGAGCAGCATGAAGCCGGGGGCGTGA
- a CDS encoding sensor histidine kinase, protein MGGRALASIATALLLWVCGPLAAQEPVVTLDRAVLTFIPAGGSPQARGTVSLPLHWDVAYVGDSGRAELHLAFDSPPAWQGRHEPFTLYIPRLGSAYEVRLNGTLLAQAGVMDKRGDRWSAKQPVALQFPASLLQPRNELHLSLRVDAGRRSGLSVLQVGPARALAPEVARSELVRVNLPQAAAVFSLLVAAFCALLWWQQRDPLYAWAGLGEALWAVAVADTVIEAAPLPWPWWGLTVLMSRALWSWSLFAVAEQVYGPRPRAERIALLSLIASVPVLVVVAMLLRSSLPLVAFQIGHFMLWTVIMAGLLRRTLAEPTSERVLFLLAILACVLAGVRDMVAARWSAGLYDESAWIKYVATLVGATVMWIVSMRFRQARREVLQLNRSLSERVVRKEHELRESFARLAEVERSRAVLAERERILRDMHDGVGAHLATAMRQLEGGRAPPEEVARTLRESMEHLKLSIDAMSLPPGDVNALLASLRYRLQPRIESAGVALGWQVEALPTWPGGHDEAMRHLQFLLLEAISNCLQHAAASCLTLSARHEQGQIVLSLRDDGRGLGEIGARDQGRGLRSMRERAAAIGAELQVAPADPGTDVRVLLPAATLAAKSAHDFAR, encoded by the coding sequence ATGGGCGGCCGTGCGCTGGCGTCGATCGCGACCGCACTGCTGCTCTGGGTGTGCGGGCCGCTGGCCGCGCAGGAGCCGGTCGTGACCCTGGACCGCGCCGTGCTCACCTTCATTCCCGCTGGTGGTAGCCCGCAGGCACGCGGCACCGTGTCGCTGCCCTTGCACTGGGATGTGGCATACGTGGGGGACAGCGGGCGTGCCGAGCTGCACCTCGCCTTCGACAGCCCACCCGCCTGGCAAGGTCGCCACGAGCCTTTCACGCTCTACATCCCGCGGCTGGGTTCGGCGTACGAGGTGCGCCTCAACGGGACCTTGCTCGCCCAAGCCGGTGTGATGGACAAACGCGGCGACCGCTGGTCGGCCAAGCAGCCGGTCGCGCTGCAGTTCCCGGCGTCACTGCTGCAGCCGCGCAACGAGCTGCACCTGAGCCTGCGGGTGGACGCCGGCCGGCGCTCGGGCCTTTCGGTGCTGCAGGTGGGGCCGGCGCGGGCGCTGGCGCCGGAGGTGGCGCGCTCGGAGCTGGTACGGGTCAACCTGCCGCAGGCTGCGGCGGTGTTCAGCCTGCTCGTGGCGGCCTTCTGTGCGCTCCTGTGGTGGCAGCAGCGCGACCCGCTCTACGCGTGGGCCGGCCTGGGCGAAGCGCTGTGGGCGGTGGCCGTGGCCGACACTGTGATCGAGGCCGCGCCGCTGCCCTGGCCGTGGTGGGGCTTGACGGTGCTGATGTCGCGGGCGCTGTGGTCATGGTCGCTCTTCGCAGTGGCCGAGCAGGTGTATGGCCCGCGGCCGCGCGCCGAGCGCATCGCGCTGCTCTCGCTGATTGCGAGCGTGCCGGTGCTGGTGGTGGTGGCGATGCTGCTGCGTTCATCCCTGCCGCTGGTCGCTTTCCAGATCGGGCACTTCATGTTGTGGACGGTCATCATGGCCGGCCTGCTGCGTCGCACCCTGGCCGAGCCGACCTCGGAGCGGGTGCTCTTCCTGCTGGCGATCCTCGCCTGCGTGCTGGCCGGCGTGCGCGACATGGTGGCGGCGCGCTGGAGCGCCGGTCTCTACGACGAATCGGCCTGGATCAAGTACGTGGCCACGCTGGTCGGCGCGACCGTCATGTGGATCGTCAGCATGCGCTTCCGGCAGGCACGGCGCGAGGTGCTGCAGCTCAACCGCTCGCTGTCTGAGCGGGTGGTGCGCAAGGAGCACGAGCTGCGCGAATCGTTCGCGCGCCTGGCCGAGGTGGAGCGGTCTCGCGCGGTGCTGGCCGAGCGAGAGCGCATCCTGCGTGACATGCACGATGGCGTGGGCGCGCACCTGGCGACCGCGATGCGCCAGCTCGAAGGTGGGCGGGCCCCACCCGAGGAGGTGGCGCGCACCCTGCGCGAATCGATGGAGCACCTGAAGCTCAGCATCGACGCGATGAGCCTGCCGCCGGGCGATGTCAACGCCTTGCTCGCGAGCCTGCGCTACCGGCTGCAACCGCGCATCGAAAGTGCGGGCGTGGCGCTCGGCTGGCAGGTCGAGGCCTTGCCCACCTGGCCCGGCGGGCACGACGAGGCGATGCGTCATCTGCAGTTTCTATTGCTGGAGGCCATCTCCAACTGCCTGCAGCATGCTGCAGCGAGCTGCCTCACGCTGAGCGCGCGCCATGAGCAGGGCCAGATCGTGCTCAGCCTGCGTGACGATGGCCGCGGTCTCGGCGAGATCGGCGCCAGGGACCAAGGGCGAGGCTTGCGCTCCATGCGCGAGCGCGCTGCCGCCATCGGGGCCGAGCTGCAGGTGGCCCCGGCCGACCCCGGCACCGACGTGCGGGTCTTGCTGCCGGCGGCGACGCTTGCCGCAAAATCCGCGCATGACTTCGCCCGCTGA
- the ligA gene encoding NAD-dependent DNA ligase LigA: MTSPADDPTRSRAETLRAQLHHHAHRYYVLDDPEIPDAEYDRLFQELQAIEAAHPELLTADSPTQRVIGQVLDGLTPVFHTVPMLSIRTETDTESTGAVAFDARVRRELKLTDADPPVEYAAELKFDGLAINLRYEHGVLVQAATRGDGEKGEDVTHNIRTIGQIPLRLNGVDAPVLEVRGEVYMSREQFEKLNERQRELIAKGAKNEKTFVNPRNAAAGAVRQLDSAAAAKKPLSFFAYGLGDVQGWEVPPTHSQMLDALQRFGLPVSNERVVVQGAEGLVAFHQKIREKRDSLPFDIDGIVYKVNSRELQKKLGFVSREPRWAVAHKYPAQEQMTIVRDIDIQVGRTGKLTPVAKLEPVFVGGTTVSNATLHNEDETRRKDVRIGDTVIVRRAGDVIPEVVGVVLDKRPASVGEPFDLYKRLGGKCPVCGSDITREEGGADWRCSGGLFCPAQRKQAILHFAGRRAMDVEGLGDKLVDQLIDEGLVRTLPELYTLGLAKLTALERMGEKSAQNLLAGLEKSKKTTLARFLYSLGIRQVGETTAKDLAKHFGKLDLIMDASVEQLLEVPDVGPIVAESIHTFFRQDHNREVVERLKAVGVSWEEKEGAGDLSPKPLAGKIFVLTGTLPSLSRDEAKEMIEAAGGKVSGSVSKKTTYVVAGEEAGSKLDKARELGVEVIDEAALRGLLASAS; this comes from the coding sequence ATGACTTCGCCCGCTGACGATCCGACCCGCTCTCGTGCCGAAACCCTGCGCGCCCAGCTCCACCACCACGCCCACCGCTACTACGTGCTCGACGACCCGGAGATCCCGGACGCCGAGTACGACCGCCTGTTCCAGGAGCTGCAGGCCATCGAAGCCGCGCACCCCGAACTGCTGACGGCCGATTCGCCCACGCAGCGCGTGATCGGCCAGGTACTCGATGGCCTGACCCCGGTCTTCCACACCGTGCCGATGCTCAGCATCCGCACCGAGACCGACACCGAATCGACCGGCGCCGTCGCCTTCGACGCCCGTGTGCGGCGTGAACTCAAGCTCACTGATGCCGACCCGCCGGTCGAGTACGCCGCCGAACTCAAGTTCGACGGGCTCGCGATCAACCTGCGCTACGAGCATGGCGTGCTGGTGCAGGCGGCCACGCGCGGTGACGGCGAGAAGGGCGAAGACGTCACGCACAACATCCGCACCATCGGGCAGATCCCGCTGCGGCTGAATGGTGTCGACGCGCCGGTGCTCGAAGTGCGCGGCGAGGTCTACATGAGCCGCGAGCAGTTCGAGAAGCTCAACGAACGCCAGCGCGAGCTGATCGCCAAAGGCGCGAAGAACGAAAAGACCTTCGTTAACCCGCGCAACGCGGCCGCGGGTGCGGTGCGGCAGCTCGACTCGGCCGCGGCGGCGAAGAAGCCGCTGAGCTTCTTCGCCTACGGCCTCGGCGACGTGCAGGGCTGGGAAGTGCCGCCCACGCACAGCCAGATGCTCGACGCGCTGCAGCGTTTCGGCCTGCCGGTCAGCAACGAGCGCGTGGTGGTGCAGGGCGCAGAAGGCCTGGTCGCCTTCCACCAGAAGATCCGCGAGAAGCGCGACAGCCTGCCCTTCGACATCGACGGCATCGTCTACAAGGTCAACTCGCGCGAGCTGCAGAAGAAGCTTGGTTTCGTGTCGCGCGAGCCGCGCTGGGCGGTGGCGCACAAGTACCCGGCGCAGGAACAGATGACGATCGTGCGCGACATCGACATCCAGGTCGGGCGCACCGGCAAGCTCACCCCCGTCGCCAAGCTGGAGCCTGTGTTCGTGGGCGGCACGACGGTGAGCAACGCGACGCTGCACAACGAAGACGAAACGCGTCGCAAGGACGTGCGAATCGGCGACACCGTGATCGTGCGCCGCGCCGGCGACGTGATCCCCGAGGTGGTGGGCGTGGTGCTGGACAAGCGCCCGGCCAGCGTCGGCGAGCCCTTCGACCTCTACAAGCGTCTCGGCGGCAAGTGCCCGGTCTGCGGCAGCGACATCACACGCGAAGAGGGCGGTGCCGACTGGCGCTGCAGCGGCGGGCTTTTCTGCCCGGCGCAGCGCAAGCAGGCCATCCTGCATTTCGCCGGCCGCCGTGCGATGGACGTAGAGGGCCTGGGCGACAAGCTGGTCGACCAGCTGATCGACGAAGGCCTGGTGCGCACGCTGCCCGAGCTGTACACGCTGGGCCTGGCCAAGCTCACCGCGCTGGAGCGCATGGGCGAGAAGAGCGCACAGAACCTGCTGGCGGGGCTTGAGAAGAGCAAGAAGACGACGCTCGCGCGCTTTCTCTATTCGCTCGGTATCCGCCAGGTTGGCGAGACGACTGCGAAGGACCTGGCCAAGCATTTCGGCAAGCTCGACCTCATCATGGATGCGAGCGTGGAGCAACTGCTCGAAGTGCCCGACGTCGGGCCCATCGTGGCCGAGAGCATCCACACCTTCTTCCGTCAGGACCACAACCGCGAGGTGGTCGAGCGCCTGAAAGCCGTCGGTGTGAGCTGGGAAGAAAAGGAAGGCGCCGGCGACCTGAGCCCCAAGCCGCTCGCCGGCAAGATCTTCGTGCTCACCGGCACGCTGCCCTCGCTCTCGCGCGACGAAGCCAAAGAGATGATCGAAGCCGCCGGCGGCAAGGTCTCGGGTTCGGTGTCGAAGAAGACGACCTACGTCGTCGCCGGCGAAGAGGCGGGCAGCAAGCTCGACAAGGCGCGCGAGCTGGGCGTCGAGGTGATCGACGAAGCCGCGCTGCGGGGGCTGCTGGCCTCAGCGTCCTGA
- a CDS encoding metal ABC transporter permease → MTLDLAILLAPFVAGLLVLATHVPLGAQVLKRGIVFIDLAIAQIAALGVIVAGLLDVAPGGWQVQLAAAAAAVAGALLLTWTERRWPEVQEAQIGVLFVLAATAGILLLAKNPHGGEHLRDLLAGQILWVGFGQLWVPAILTALILALWFGWRERLQRLGFYLLFALAVTVSVQLVGVYLVFASLIVPALGVRQHAERHRLPLAYAIGIGGYALGLVLSSVFDLPSGALIVWCLAVLAVIAHALSPPRSGR, encoded by the coding sequence ATGACGCTCGACCTCGCCATCCTCCTGGCCCCGTTCGTGGCAGGCTTGCTGGTGCTGGCCACCCACGTGCCGCTCGGCGCGCAGGTGCTCAAGCGAGGCATCGTCTTCATCGACCTCGCCATCGCGCAGATCGCAGCGCTTGGCGTGATCGTGGCGGGCCTGCTCGACGTGGCGCCGGGCGGATGGCAGGTGCAACTCGCGGCCGCCGCGGCGGCGGTCGCCGGTGCCTTGCTGCTGACCTGGACGGAGCGGCGCTGGCCCGAGGTGCAGGAAGCGCAGATCGGCGTGCTGTTCGTGCTGGCGGCGACCGCGGGCATCCTGCTGCTGGCGAAAAACCCGCACGGCGGCGAACACCTGCGCGACCTGCTGGCCGGGCAGATCCTGTGGGTGGGCTTCGGGCAGCTGTGGGTGCCGGCGATCCTCACCGCGCTCATCCTCGCGCTGTGGTTCGGCTGGCGCGAGCGGTTGCAGCGGCTGGGCTTCTACCTGCTGTTCGCGCTGGCCGTGACCGTCTCGGTGCAGCTTGTGGGCGTGTACCTGGTGTTCGCCAGCCTCATCGTTCCGGCACTCGGGGTGCGCCAGCATGCCGAGCGGCACCGCCTGCCGCTCGCCTATGCGATCGGCATCGGCGGCTACGCACTCGGGCTCGTGCTGTCATCGGTATTCGACCTGCCGAGCGGTGCGTTGATCGTGTGGTGCCTGGCGGTGCTGGCGGTGATTGCGCACGCCCTGTCGCCACCGCGATCAGGACGCTGA
- a CDS encoding metal ABC transporter solute-binding protein, Zn/Mn family: protein MRIRHLLCALLACAGLQAHAALKVVACEPEWAALATELGGDKLQASSATTALQDPHRIEARPSLIARVRNADLLVCTGMELEVGWLPVLLQQSGNARVAPGSAGFFEAGKYVTALDVPTRVDRSQGDVHTSGNPHIQLDPRNIALVAKALAERLAQLDAANARVYQERHAAFAARWAEAQRRWEQQAAPLKGLNVVVHHKNMGYLWQWLGMREIGTLEPKPGLEPSAGHLGALKAQLAKQPARLVVRAAYQDPRASQWLSEQARIPAVALPFTVGGNEQAKDLFGLFDSTLSLLLTAAR, encoded by the coding sequence ATGAGGATTCGACACCTCCTGTGCGCGTTGCTGGCCTGCGCGGGCCTGCAGGCGCACGCGGCCCTCAAGGTCGTGGCCTGCGAACCCGAGTGGGCCGCCCTCGCCACCGAGCTTGGCGGCGACAAGCTTCAGGCCTCGTCGGCCACGACGGCGCTGCAGGACCCGCACCGCATCGAAGCGCGCCCGAGCCTCATCGCCCGGGTGCGCAACGCCGACCTGCTCGTCTGTACCGGCATGGAGCTGGAAGTCGGCTGGCTGCCGGTGCTGCTGCAGCAGTCGGGCAATGCCCGGGTCGCGCCGGGCTCGGCGGGTTTCTTCGAGGCGGGCAAGTACGTCACCGCCCTCGACGTGCCCACGCGTGTGGACCGCAGCCAAGGCGACGTGCACACCTCCGGCAACCCGCACATCCAGCTCGACCCTCGCAACATCGCGCTCGTCGCCAAGGCCCTCGCCGAACGCCTGGCGCAGCTCGATGCGGCAAACGCGCGTGTCTACCAGGAGCGGCACGCCGCCTTCGCCGCGCGCTGGGCTGAGGCGCAACGCCGTTGGGAGCAGCAGGCCGCTCCGCTCAAGGGGCTCAACGTGGTGGTGCACCACAAGAACATGGGCTACCTGTGGCAATGGCTGGGCATGCGCGAAATCGGCACGCTGGAGCCGAAGCCAGGCCTGGAGCCGAGTGCGGGCCACCTCGGCGCGCTCAAGGCGCAGCTCGCCAAGCAGCCGGCCAGGCTCGTGGTGCGCGCGGCCTACCAGGACCCGCGCGCCTCGCAGTGGCTGTCCGAGCAAGCGCGCATCCCGGCGGTCGCACTGCCCTTCACCGTGGGCGGCAACGAGCAGGCGAAGGACTTGTTCGGCCTCTTCGACAGCACGCTCTCCCTGCTGCTGACCGCCGCACGATGA
- a CDS encoding TonB-dependent receptor, whose product MFAFRTAVAGACLAVSVPSFVAAQQTTPAPTPTPASAFNPAISLILNGTYAHLSRDPETYRFQGFIPSGGEIGPGGRSFQLGESELTLSAAIDPTFNGRFTAAVTPENEVEVEEAWFERTGLFNGATLKGGRFLSAIGYLNGLHAHTWDFSDAPLAYQAFFGGALKNDGLQLRWLAPTDRFIALGAEVGAGRTFPGSDTSRNGAGVVALTAHVGDDLGASSSWRAGVSWLRHRATERSFDDSDSLGTAVTNSFTGRSTTWVLDAVYKWAPQGNATGRNLKLQGEYFRRTEKGMLDFDTTSQAGGPLSDSYRNTQSGWYAQAVYQFMPRWRVGTRYDRLDAGTARIGLVDNGTLTAADFPALAKAKPERSTVMLDYAPTEFSRVRLQFAADRSRGDGTDRQIFLQYIMSLGAHGAHSF is encoded by the coding sequence ATGTTCGCTTTCCGCACCGCGGTCGCAGGCGCCTGCCTGGCCGTGTCCGTTCCTTCGTTCGTGGCCGCCCAGCAAACCACGCCTGCGCCGACGCCGACGCCCGCCTCCGCCTTCAACCCGGCGATCTCGCTCATCCTCAACGGCACCTACGCCCACCTCTCGCGCGACCCTGAGACCTACCGCTTCCAGGGCTTCATCCCGAGCGGCGGCGAGATTGGCCCGGGCGGACGCAGCTTCCAGCTCGGCGAATCGGAGCTGACCCTCAGCGCCGCCATCGACCCCACCTTCAACGGTCGCTTCACCGCCGCCGTGACGCCAGAGAACGAGGTCGAGGTGGAAGAAGCCTGGTTCGAGCGCACCGGCCTCTTCAACGGCGCCACGCTCAAGGGCGGCCGTTTCCTATCGGCCATCGGCTACCTGAACGGGCTGCACGCCCACACCTGGGACTTCAGTGACGCACCGCTCGCCTACCAGGCCTTCTTCGGCGGTGCGTTGAAGAACGATGGCCTGCAGTTGCGCTGGCTCGCGCCAACCGACCGCTTCATCGCACTCGGTGCCGAAGTCGGCGCCGGCCGCACATTCCCCGGCAGCGACACTTCGCGCAACGGCGCCGGCGTGGTGGCGCTCACGGCCCACGTGGGCGACGACCTGGGCGCCAGCTCGAGCTGGCGCGCCGGCGTGTCGTGGCTGCGCCACCGCGCCACCGAACGCAGCTTCGACGACAGCGACAGCCTGGGCACCGCAGTCACCAACAGCTTCACCGGCCGCAGCACGACCTGGGTGCTCGATGCGGTCTACAAGTGGGCCCCGCAAGGCAACGCCACCGGCCGCAACCTGAAGCTGCAGGGCGAATACTTCCGCCGCACCGAAAAAGGCATGCTCGACTTCGACACCACCTCGCAGGCCGGCGGCCCCTTGAGCGACAGCTACCGCAACACGCAAAGCGGCTGGTATGCGCAGGCGGTCTACCAGTTCATGCCGCGCTGGCGCGTGGGCACGCGATATGACCGGCTTGACGCGGGCACTGCACGCATCGGCCTCGTCGACAACGGCACCCTCACCGCGGCCGACTTCCCTGCGCTCGCCAAGGCCAAGCCCGAGCGCAGCACCGTGATGCTCGACTACGCGCCGACCGAGTTCAGCCGCGTGAGGCTGCAGTTCGCCGCCGACCGCAGCCGGGGTGACGGTACGGATCGCCAGATCTTCCTGCAGTACATCATGAGCCTCGGGGCCCACGGTGCGCATTCGTTCTAA
- a CDS encoding tannase/feruloyl esterase family alpha/beta hydrolase encodes MKMKHTRHPAMRIVAPTLLTIGLAACGGGETSAAPNTNPCTSLAGQTIAGATIQRATTVAASGGIGEYCRVEGSVRPGFNFEVHLPTQWNNKLVQNGGGGWDGVLQLVPQPSISSYVRVASNGGHVGDPLDASWALNNTQAKNDFGYLSAHTTLGVAKELVRRRYGRDAQRHYFQGCSNGGREALIAASRYPGDYDGILAIMPAVSFTELFQAFIRNAQAYSAPGAAINAAKARTIANAVVARCDANDGLQDGIVGQPWACNFDPGSLQCTGADNDSCLTAPQVATARTIYSEYRSPGGTLIYPGWSPGGEDIGWPTWIGNPPTRPLGDQFTFADGLVRYWLTSNPGYNTLANFSPANFQPQIAAAAATLDASPNLTTFFAQGRKLVLAHGTHDWAISYKSSVKYFVEAGVMSGGDAVRDANMELFLLPGVQHCGGGVGAFYLDYFDATVQWVETGARPSSRNLSVFALNTSGQISMTRPLCRFPTFARYIGGNPLVASSFVCSPT; translated from the coding sequence ATGAAGATGAAGCACACCCGCCACCCCGCCATGCGCATCGTCGCGCCCACGTTGCTCACGATCGGCCTTGCCGCGTGCGGCGGCGGCGAGACTTCGGCTGCCCCCAACACCAACCCCTGCACCAGCCTCGCCGGGCAGACCATCGCCGGCGCCACCATCCAGCGCGCCACCACGGTGGCCGCAAGCGGCGGCATTGGCGAATACTGCCGCGTCGAAGGCTCGGTGCGGCCGGGCTTCAACTTCGAAGTGCACCTGCCCACGCAGTGGAACAACAAGCTGGTGCAGAACGGCGGCGGCGGCTGGGACGGCGTGCTGCAGCTCGTGCCCCAGCCCTCGATCTCGTCGTATGTGCGGGTGGCGTCGAATGGCGGCCACGTGGGCGACCCGCTCGATGCTTCGTGGGCGCTCAACAACACGCAGGCAAAAAACGACTTCGGCTACCTCTCGGCGCACACCACGCTCGGCGTGGCGAAAGAGCTGGTGCGCCGGCGCTACGGCCGCGACGCACAGCGTCACTATTTCCAGGGCTGCTCGAACGGTGGGCGCGAAGCGCTGATCGCCGCCAGCCGCTATCCGGGCGACTACGACGGCATCCTCGCGATCATGCCGGCGGTGAGCTTCACCGAGCTGTTCCAGGCGTTCATCCGCAACGCGCAGGCCTACAGCGCGCCGGGGGCCGCCATCAACGCGGCGAAGGCCCGCACCATCGCCAACGCCGTGGTCGCACGCTGCGATGCCAACGACGGCCTGCAAGACGGCATCGTCGGCCAGCCCTGGGCCTGCAACTTTGACCCGGGCTCTTTGCAATGCACCGGCGCCGACAACGACAGCTGCCTCACCGCACCGCAGGTGGCGACGGCCCGCACGATCTATTCGGAATACCGCTCGCCCGGCGGCACGCTCATCTACCCCGGCTGGAGCCCCGGCGGCGAAGACATCGGCTGGCCCACCTGGATCGGCAACCCGCCCACCCGGCCGCTCGGTGACCAATTCACCTTCGCCGACGGCCTGGTGCGCTACTGGCTCACCAGCAACCCGGGCTACAACACGCTCGCGAACTTCTCGCCCGCGAACTTCCAGCCGCAGATCGCTGCGGCGGCGGCCACGCTCGATGCCTCGCCCAACCTCACCACCTTCTTCGCGCAGGGCCGCAAACTCGTGCTGGCGCACGGCACGCATGACTGGGCCATCAGCTACAAGAGTTCGGTGAAGTACTTCGTGGAGGCGGGCGTCATGTCGGGCGGCGACGCCGTGCGCGACGCGAACATGGAGCTTTTCCTCCTGCCGGGCGTGCAGCACTGCGGTGGCGGGGTGGGGGCGTTCTACCTCGACTACTTCGACGCCACCGTGCAGTGGGTCGAGACCGGCGCGCGACCATCGTCGCGCAACCTGTCCGTCTTCGCGTTGAACACCAGCGGGCAGATCAGCATGACCCGGCCGCTGTGCCGTTTTCCGACCTTCGCGCGCTACATCGGGGGCAACCCGCTGGTGGCCTCAAGCTTCGTGTGTTCTCCGACCTGA
- the def gene encoding peptide deformylase has product MAIRDILKMGDPRLLRVAKPVQKFNTPELHALIADMFDTMHAANGAGLAAPQIGVDLALVIFGFKKNDRYPDAPPVPETVLLNPQITPLSDDEEEGWEGCLSVPGLRGVVPRFARIRYTGFGPRGERIDREAEGFHARVVQHECDHLIGKLYPMRVRDFSRFGFTSVLFPELDPADDD; this is encoded by the coding sequence ATGGCCATACGAGACATCCTGAAGATGGGCGACCCGCGGCTCCTGCGCGTCGCCAAGCCGGTGCAGAAGTTCAACACGCCCGAGCTGCATGCACTCATCGCCGACATGTTCGACACCATGCACGCCGCCAATGGCGCCGGGCTGGCCGCGCCGCAGATCGGCGTGGACCTGGCGCTCGTGATCTTCGGCTTCAAGAAGAACGACCGTTACCCCGACGCGCCGCCCGTGCCCGAGACGGTGCTGCTCAACCCGCAGATCACGCCCTTGTCCGACGACGAGGAAGAGGGCTGGGAGGGCTGCCTCTCGGTGCCCGGCCTGCGTGGCGTGGTGCCGCGATTCGCGCGCATCCGCTACACCGGCTTCGGCCCGCGCGGCGAGCGCATCGACCGCGAGGCCGAAGGCTTCCACGCGCGTGTCGTGCAGCACGAGTGCGACCACCTCATCGGTAAGCTTTACCCGATGCGGGTGCGCGATTTCAGCCGCTTCGGGTTCACGAGCGTGCTGTTTCCCGAGCTGGACCCGGCCGACGACGATTGA